CGACGACACCAGGCCGCCCAGGGTCAGGCCGCCGGCCGAAGCCAGCGCGGTGGCGCCCATGCCGCTCTTGACGATGAACTGGCGGCGGCTGGTGTCAACGTGGGCGATGACGTCAAGAATCGACGGCGAGGCCGACTCGGCCAGCGTCACGTCGTTCGTCGGATGGGAAGCACCCTTCATGTGGATCTCCGGTGGGGGTTGAGCAGAAGCAGCTCACTATCCCCAGCGGCCGTGACACGGTCGCTTACACCTTACGGCCGCCTGTGATCCGAACGGGCCATTCGGGCTGCCATGCGGAATGCGACCCCTCGATCCCGGGGGCACCCCGCCGCTAACATCGCCTGCATGAGCCCGAACCGCACCCTGCCTGTCGCGCTGGCCGCCTGCCTGGCCACCACCCTCGCCGCATCCTCGATGGCCGCGCCCCCGGTCGTCCAGGGCCCTGAATCCGTGGCCGACTGGCATGCCGCCGGCGCCCGCTTCATCCAGCAAGGCCACCGGCTGAAGCCCATCACCGGCCGCGCCCGCAACGTCATCCTGTTCGTGGGCGATGGCATGGGCATCTCGACCCAGACCGCCGCGCGCATCCTGGAAGGCCAGCAACGCGGCCAGCCCGGCGAAGAAAACCGCCTGGCCTTCGAGACCTTCCCGTACTCGGCCCTGTCGAAGACCTATGCGTGGGACCAGCAGACGCCCGATTCGGCCCCGACCATGACGGCGCTGATCACGGGCTACAAGACGCGCGAAGGCATGCTGTCCGTCAACCACCTGACGCCGCGCAACGCCTGCGACGCCAGCGTGGTGGCGGCCCACGCTGTGCCGAGCCTGCTTGAAATGGCGGCCGCGCGCGGCAAGGCCACCGGCATTGTCTCGACCGCGCGCCTGACGCACGCCACGCCGGGCGCCACCTATGCCCACACCGCCGCGCGCGACTGGGAATCCGATGCCGAAGTGGCGGCCGCCTGCCCAGGCCACGCCACCCCGGTGAAGGACATTGCCCGCCAGCTGATCGAAGCGCCGCCCGCCGTGCGCCAGAACCTGAAAGTGGCCCTGGGCGGCGGCCGCAGCATGTTCATGCCCCGCGGCGTGGCCGACCCCGAATACGCTGCGCGCACCGGCCGCCGCCTGGACGGCCGCGACCTGACCGCCGAATGGGTGCAGACCCGCGGCCCCGGCGCCCGCTACATCTGGAACCGCGCCGGCTTCGACGCGCTGGACGTGCGGCACACCGGCCCCGTGCTGGGCCTGTTCGAGCCCTCGCACATGCAGTACGAGGCCGACCGCCCCACCGACCCGGCCGGCGAGCCCTCGCTGGCCGAGATGACCGAGAAGGCCATCCGCCTGCTGCAGCGTGAACGCCGTGGCTACTTCCTGATGGTGGAAGCCGGCCGCATCGACCACGCCCACCACGCCGGCAACGCCCGCCGCGCGCTGCAGGACACCATTGCCCTGTCAGACGCCGTGCGCCGCGCGATGGCGCTCACGCGCGAGGCCGACACCCTCATCGTCGTCACGGCCGACCACAGCCACACCTTCACGATGGCCGGCTACCCGCACCGCGGCAACGACATCCTGGGCCTGGTCAAAGGCGTGCCCGACGAAGACGGCCAGCCCCCCACCGTGACCCTGGCCGACGACGGCAAGCCCTACACCACGCTGGGCTACCAGAACGGCCCCGGTGTGACCCCGGCCACGCTGGCCGCCGGCGCCCGGCCCGACCTGAGCCGGGTGGACACCACCGCGCTGCACTTTTTGCAGCAGGCTGCCGTGCCGCTGCAATCGGAAACCCATGGCGGCGAAGACGTGGCCATCTGGGCGCGCGGACCGCGGGCCCACCTGGTGCGCGGCAGCATGGAGCAGAACTGGGTTTTTCACGTGATGCGCGATGCGTTCGGGTTCTGACGCCGTGCGCCGGCTGGCCCGGGCGCTGTGCATGGCGTGGGCGCTGGGCGCGCCCGCCGCGTGGGCCGATGACACCGTGGTGCTGAGCCGCGGCGACACCGCCGAAGTGTGGCGGCGGGATGCGCGCGGCGAGGTCACGCTGGAGCGCGTGTTCCATGCCGACCGGGCGGTGGTGCATTACTCCGCCGGGGAATTGCGTGCCCTGGGTGTGCAGGTGGATTGGGTGCGCCTGCAGGCGGTGGGCAAGCAGGGGGCACCGGTGAATATGCAGGGGCCGCCGTGGCGGGATGTGGCCGTGTACCGGCAATTGGATGCCGCCGATTTTGGCGACATGCTGAAAGACCCGGTGGTGCGCAAAGCCAGCCGGCTGGATGTGGGGGCAGGGTGGCGGGTGGAACACGGGCACGAACACGCGGGGCCCGGGGAGTGAGGGTGGCTGTTTGGGTGATGGACAGGTGGGGTGGCGGTTTTTAGGATGGGGAGTTGGGGTGTGGGTTAGGTGGGCTAAGAGAGGGAGGGAAGGGGGATGAGGGCGGCCAAGTTGTTGTGTTTGAGGCGTTTGGCGCGTTGGGCGAGTTCTGCGCTTTTGGCTTTGGCCAACGCGGGTGTGGGCGCTAGGTTGCCTAATTCGCAGTTAGCCATTTCTCAAACAGGAGCGTCAATGAAGAAGATCGGCCCCACTGAGATCATGTCATTAGTCAAGCAAATTCAAGCGAATAGGGATGTACTATTTGATGAAAAATTAAAACTTGGCAATGGAGTCTATGCAGCACAAGATTTCGAGCGGGACGCAAGACTCACAGTCTATTCAAAGCTCATAAATTCCTGCAACAGCCTTCAGCTTGCGCTCACTCTCATGTCTTCCAATCTAATGAATCTAGACTGGTGGAAGGCAATTGCAAGAAGCCCCATCCCCGAACCGGATGTGGCGATTTATGTAAAAGAATTCGATTCCTTTTCAAAAATCGGCTTCGTCCAATCCATTTTCTCGGCCATTGAGAGTTCATTGCGAATTTATCTTCGCGCGCTCGCACCTTCAGCGTGCTCAAATGGAACATCGGAATTCAAGTCCATATATGAATGCTTATTCAAAACCCAACTTAGCGCCGAGCCAGCGGATGGAGTTGTATTGCTTGACTTGCTGAGAAATGTGCGCAACACTATTCATAACAATGGTGTATTTTTCAACAAGGCCGCCACCAATCAATCCATTTCATGGAAGGGCAAGCAGTTTTTATTTGAATACAGCAAGCCCGTAGACTTCGTAACTTGGGATTTTTTACTTGAAGTCGTAACTGCCCTTGAGAAAATGATTGGCGAAATTGTAAATGACAGCAAACTAACCAGCATTACAACAGGCATTATTGACCCGTACGCACCATAGTATGCCCCGCAAAATGGCTAACTGGGCGTTCAACGCGGACGCCAACATGGGCCATCGCTTCGCGATTTTGATGGCCCATTTTGGTGCCCTACGCACTACGGGCTCCGGCGCCGGTTAACTTGTAGTTAGGCAAAGCCCCCCCCCCCCCCCCCCCCTGAACCGCCCCGGCTTTGAAGGAGGCTCCCTCGTTTGAGATGATGGAGCCAAGATGAGAAGTTCGAAGTATTCCCCCGAGGTTCGCGAGCGCGCGGTGCGCATGGTGCTGGAGCACCGAGATGAGCACCCGTCACAGTGGGCGGCCATCGAGTCCATCGCCGGCAAGATCGGTTGCACGGCGCAGACGCTGGACAATTGGATCAAGCAGCACGAGCGCGACCACGGCCTGCGCGGTGGGCCGACGACGGCGGAAGCGCAGCGCATCAAAGATCTCGAGCGCGAGGTGCGCGAACTGCGCAAGGCCAACGAGATTCTGAAGCTGGCCAGCGCGTTTTTCGCCCAGGCGGAGCTCGACCGCCGCATCAAGTCCTGAAGGCGTTCGTCGACCGGCATCGCCAAGAATTCGGGGTCGAGTCGATCTGCCGCGTGCTGCAGATCGCCCCGTCGGCGTACTGGCGGCACGCGGCCTGTCAACGCGACCCGGCGCTGCTGTGCCGACGCAGCTTGCGCGACGCTGAACTGGCGCCGCAGATTCGTCGCGTGTGGCAGGCGAACTTCGGGGTCTACGGTGCCGACAAGGTCTGGCACCAACTGCGTCGAGAAGGCATCGACATCGCGCGCTGCACCGTGGAGCGCTTGATGCGCCAGCACGGCCTGCAGGGAGTTCGCCGAGGCAAGCGACAGCGCACGACGGTGCCTGACCCGAAGGCGCCATGCCCGTTGGATCGTGTGAATCGGCAGTTCAAGGCCGACCATCCGAACCAGCTGTGGGTCACCGACTTCACCTACGTCTCGACGTGGCAAGGCTGGGTCTACGTGGCCTTCGTGATCGACGTGTTCAGCCGTCGGATCGTCGGTTGGCGCCAGAGCAGCTCGATGCACACGGAGTTCGTCCTCGACGCTCTGGAACAAGCGTTGTACGCCCGGCGGCCGACCGAGAAGGACGGGCTCATCTGTCATTCCGACAGGGGGTCGCAATACCTGTCGATTCGCTACAGCGAGCGCTTGGCCGAGGCTGGCATCGAACCCTCCGTCGGCAGCCGCGGTGACAGTTACGACAACGCGCTGGCCGAGACGATCAACGGGCTCTACAAGGCCGAGGTGATTCACCGCCGCGGGCCGTGGAAGACGAAGCAGGCGGTCGAGCTGGCGACGCTGGAATGGGTCGCCTGGTTCAACCACCATCGGCTGATGGCACCCCTGGGCTACAGGCCACCTGCCGAGTTCGAAGACCGATACCATTCCCAACGCGCTAGTCAGGCCGCGATCAACGTCTGACTCAAAGCAACTGGCCTCCGCAGAAGCCGGGGCGGTTCACCGTGCCAATGCGCCGGCGCGTGACCCGGTACCAGATTCCATCAGGGATGACCAACCATGACCATGGCAGCCAACATCGTGACGGCGCTTGTGGCGCTGCTCCATTTCTACTTTCTCGTGCTGGAAATGTTCTTGTGGACAAAACCGGCGGGCCGCAAGGCTTTCAGGCTCAGTGCGGAGCAAGCGGAGGCCACCAAGGTGCTTGCTGCCAACCAGGGGCTGTACAACGGGTTTCTGGCCGCTGGGCTGGTCTGGGGCATTGCGCTGGGCAGCGCAGGCACGTCGGTGAAGCTGTTCTTCCTGGGCTGCGTTCTGATTGCAGGCCTCTACGGCGCCCTGACGGCCAGTCGCAAGATTCTCTTCATTCAGGGCATGCCTGCTGCTGTGGGCATCGCGCTGGTCGTGCTCAGTTGAAGCCGTCCGTTCAGTGCCCGTTTCAATCGTGCGGCAAAGGCAGTGAATGGATGGTGAAACGCTTCTTCGTGTTGGCGCGCTCTGCGTCTTGCTGGCGTCGGCCGAGACCTTGCATGGCATCGTCAGAACCGTGTGGATCACACCCCGCATCGGCAAGGAACGGGCCCTCAAGCTCAGCGCCGTCACCGGGACGATGCTGGCCTTTGCCTTGTGTCTGTGGCAGGTTCCCGGGATTGGCCTTCGCTCGCCCGTGGCGCACCTGGCGTTGGGCCTGGGGTTGTCGCTCTTC
This is a stretch of genomic DNA from Aquabacterium olei. It encodes these proteins:
- a CDS encoding IS3 family transposase (programmed frameshift) translates to MRSSKYSPEVRERAVRMVLEHRDEHPSQWAAIESIAGKIGCTAQTLDNWIKQHERDHGLRGGPTTAEAQRIKDLEREVRELRKANEILKLASAFFGPGGARPPHQVLKAFVDRHRQEFGVESICRVLQIAPSAYWRHAACQRDPALLCRRSLRDAELAPQIRRVWQANFGVYGADKVWHQLRREGIDIARCTVERLMRQHGLQGVRRGKRQRTTVPDPKAPCPLDRVNRQFKADHPNQLWVTDFTYVSTWQGWVYVAFVIDVFSRRIVGWRQSSSMHTEFVLDALEQALYARRPTEKDGLICHSDRGSQYLSIRYSERLAEAGIEPSVGSRGDSYDNALAETINGLYKAEVIHRRGPWKTKQAVELATLEWVAWFNHHRLMAPLGYRPPAEFEDRYHSQRASQAAINV
- a CDS encoding alkaline phosphatase — protein: MSPNRTLPVALAACLATTLAASSMAAPPVVQGPESVADWHAAGARFIQQGHRLKPITGRARNVILFVGDGMGISTQTAARILEGQQRGQPGEENRLAFETFPYSALSKTYAWDQQTPDSAPTMTALITGYKTREGMLSVNHLTPRNACDASVVAAHAVPSLLEMAAARGKATGIVSTARLTHATPGATYAHTAARDWESDAEVAAACPGHATPVKDIARQLIEAPPAVRQNLKVALGGGRSMFMPRGVADPEYAARTGRRLDGRDLTAEWVQTRGPGARYIWNRAGFDALDVRHTGPVLGLFEPSHMQYEADRPTDPAGEPSLAEMTEKAIRLLQRERRGYFLMVEAGRIDHAHHAGNARRALQDTIALSDAVRRAMALTREADTLIVVTADHSHTFTMAGYPHRGNDILGLVKGVPDEDGQPPTVTLADDGKPYTTLGYQNGPGVTPATLAAGARPDLSRVDTTALHFLQQAAVPLQSETHGGEDVAIWARGPRAHLVRGSMEQNWVFHVMRDAFGF
- a CDS encoding DUF1304 domain-containing protein — protein: MTMAANIVTALVALLHFYFLVLEMFLWTKPAGRKAFRLSAEQAEATKVLAANQGLYNGFLAAGLVWGIALGSAGTSVKLFFLGCVLIAGLYGALTASRKILFIQGMPAAVGIALVVLS